CTGATGTAGTGAATGCTTTGTCGATTTGTCGATGCAAAACAACTTAAAGTGATATCGATCATGAATCATGGTGACattgaatataaatataaaaagaatCTAATATTAAAAATGTTTCCCGAACTTCACATCAAGTCATATCTCTGAAAAAATACTTTTGAAAATATTAGTAGGTAGCTCTAGATctcgaaataaaaatattattattcattcgtaTTCCTTATAATAAACATACTTATATTATTTCGCCGGAAATGAAGCATCTCAATTAAGTAGGTACTCGTAATAAACTGAGTTGTTGGCCCTGAAAAAAAGTCATTCACATCATCGATCGCCAAGGCTGAGTTGTGAGTTTATATTCACGATAAGATTAAGATTCTAAAACCAATGAGGTTCCGATGAGGTCTGCTTGTATCACGTTTCTTTGCAGTCATCATATTTTATTGATAACAAATTGAAGAGTGAACGTTGAAACACTATGTGTGGATAGTAGGATAGTGTTTTTATATAAATCGCATGCAAAATGCATATTCGAGGAGTTATTCATGACGTTCtcaaaaaaacaagaaattcaattttcgttAATTCATATCCCAAACAAAAACATCATGATCGATTTCAGAACACCTTTTATTCTTTCTACTCAAGCTGTCAGAGCATATTTATGTCGTAGTCTTATTGTGAAATCAGTCATATTATAATACGCCTAGGCTTTTCCAAACGACTAGGCATATTGCAATATCACAGCAGAGTCTCTGATCACAGCAATAATCCAGTATCTCACAGTTTGACTGACAATTTGAGGCGTATTATAATATGCCTGCTGCTCATTAGGCTTATTAttgtcaaaattcaaaaacgCGCGAATGCTTTGGATTTTGATTGATTATACTCGTCGTTGGGTAAAAGGACTAACGGCTTGTCATACTAATTGTACAATTTatgcaaaaatgaagaaatagtgATAATGACCAACAAAAGAGTAGTAGTAGTGTGATGTAATGGGCCAAAAAATACTGCAGAAAAAATGTTGAACGTGAGTAATAAGAAATTGAAACTTCTTGAAATAGGTCAAACCGTAGCAATCGAAGTTCCTAGATAGAGGACCTCTGAATTCCAAAAATATCTTAGGAACCATAGTAAAAATCTCCAAAGATGTTCACCAAATTGGTACCATCCATGGACTATTTAACCGATGGTTTCGAGGGATGAGATTGCCACAGTAATGAAGTGATTAATATTCCAGAGAATAGAGTAATTTCCTCAAGGGAAGCTTTaagattatttccaaaattcgAAGGACAGGCACTCAAAGAGTGTTCTCGCAAACCAAATCAAATCCCATATGAAATATACAAGCAGATGTGATAAGGGTGGAGTAATAAATGTTGTAATAAATAATCAAaacctataattatttatttttttggccTATAAGGGATTTCTATGATTTGCCTAGTACACTGCCAGTCGTATTATGATACGAAGTATTTTTTACAGTCAAATTCTAAAAACATCACGTACAATAACAATAAGACTTTTATTATTGCTTGTATTATTTACATGTCATACTGAAATATGACATTGGTTTAAAATATATAAGTGGTATATCAGGAGGAAGTTCCATTATTGTTATGTAAAACATATTGATCCAtgctttgaaattttcataattatcttaaaatttaatttttcattgaagatgccGATGGAAAAGAATTTGTGGCAAGAGGATGCATCCCTTACTCAGGAGGAGCTTGCGACCTCGTAATGAAAACTTTGGGTTTCTTCAGCGGATTAAGTGGTGGAGTCAGAGATCTGGATTGTTACCCATGCAGTGGTGATAAATGCAATTCTTCCATCACTGTCCAACCAAGTGTTGCAGCAACCATCATCTTGAGTCTTCTATTCTTCTTCCTGAAACTTTAAACATCGAACGAATAACAAACCATTTTTATCTGGCTGATATTTTGATACTTATTTTTAGGAtctatgttttttttattgttagACCGATGTGATCTGTTTTTTTAATAACATTAtgtcgatattaagttttttatTGTGTGTTGTtgatttgaaagaaaaattgatatgaaaaaatAAGGATCGCTCTATGGATAAACCAAATAACTTTTTCATGTGAAAAAGAATGTATTGATGTTGAATATATGCTTTTCGATTTATAGTATGTTAGGAAAGGTAGTGATATATATCAAGTAGGTTTTGTATAATATTTAAATACATGGCTGGACCATGCCATTAACTTCGGCAAAGGCCGTACTAAGGGGGGGTCAGAGGGGTTGAAACCCCCCCATCCGAAATTTTCCGTATATGAGTATGACCGGTTCCTTCCACCATACAGTATTCGGTACCCCCAAGACACCCTGCTTTTTCAGGGGGTATGGCCTTGAACCTCGATAGCTTATACAATGAGGCTAAAACTGTGGAACagtaaaaaaataatatcattttcACCCGAATACCTACAAAGATCTACATATGATAATCTTGAAAATACGCACCCTGATTATTGTCTTTGATTCAAGTCTGAATCACTTATTACCTATATCTTATTCTGCATACATTGAATGCTTTATTGTAAATATGTAATGATCTGCTCCATTAGAAATTTATCTTGATTTTGATATCTAATATTTTGTGTCAATATacagaatatatttttctttatttttgtaaaaatatCTGACTATAATAAAGGGATATTCACtcatattttttctttctattttATGGTTGGTCATTAAATATTTGCCCCTAAAAAGGCTCAGACTCAAGGAAACTTTTACggcaatttatgaaaaaaaattccaaaatcgCTAGGACAGTTTATTTCCCCTGATATCGATAACAATGATTGAAGTCTGTTTCTCTGTTTGATCTAAATCGCCAGAATTACCTATAATTGGTTTGATTCATGTTCAAATCATGTGGGTTAATTTTCTATAGAGGTATTTGtcaaaaatttatgaattttatttCCAGTATATAtccttttttgttatattcaaTGATATGGGATTTTGGTTAATTTTAGATGAAAATAAGTGCTAATTTTCCTATATCTCATTGTTCCGCTTCAAGCTACAAACCTTTAGTTAGTTTAGTTAGGGAAATATATACTATTACTAAACCAAAATATTAAGTCAGTCGTATAGGATGGAAAAACtcaagaacagaagaatcatcacttggaagacagAACTTGGACGAAAGAGTCtaccagtcaaaagcaagatttggaatattatCATTTAGTATTGAAGTTTAATACTTAATGATATTATTAATTTCTATAATGAAGAGATTTCTGACGACTAGAgtgatcctccaccaaaatCAACAGAGTATTTTTGGCGCAGAAATTATATGTTCTTCACAGTGCAAATGGAGAAcaagttatgttatgttatgatgaattatttttttttaggaatcatcaagtcttcgaatcagTTTAATGAAGTCGGTATTGTTTACTTTATTCTCGTTCTGCTTTGGTTTTTTGTTTAAGACATAATTTCGAGATGTATATAgaagataaagaaatttttatgtcaatggaagaGAATCCCTTCAGTATAAAAAGCTCATTCTGTAAACTAATTTGTCATTACTACACTACTCatggggagacagggttttacTGAGGTTTTAATTTTCTTGAGATGATAATAACATCGGTTTCACGATAAAAATTATGATACGAAAACGTTGcagattcttttttttttaatagaaaaACTAGCACCTATTGAAAACTTTTCACGCAGAATATTAACCAATCTGAATTCTTTCTTTTCCTAGACATCTTCCGAATTTCAAAATGAATCCTTCATTCCTCCATAGTGGGAACAGTTATAGTAACTTCTTTTTTCATAAATTCAGAGAGAGGGTGTTAAGTTAGAAGGAAAAGAATTGCAGATAGTTACACTATGTTCATCACTCAATTTTTGCTGAAAAACAACTATTTATGCAGATTCGTGGACAcaaaaggaattttttcatcttattatttaaaattttataCTAAATACTGATATGACTGTGTATTGAAGCCATAAACAACTTGTTCAGTGGGAGAAGCTCATAGTAAATATTTCGGATATTTAGGGCAGACGTTATTGCCATTCGATATCCTGAAAAGTTAGGGTTGTTGGCGCCACTTTGGCGTGTCTTTTGTTGGAGAGCGAGGAGGGGAGATGCAGAGGAGTAGTAAGGGTAGTGGTAGAAATAATTTACTTCCATAATCTGATTACCTGATATCCATTCCAGCCATTTACAAAATCAGGTTAAAGAAATCTTGattatgaataaataatatgaGACCtattggattttaaatcaattAATACAAAGTGAACTGACCGTCTGACAAATGGCAGCATCTGACTACTACCATACTGGTGTTCGCCTAAGTACAAAATTTCTAAATGTCATTTGGTAAATAGCAATATGTAGCTAATGTAGCAAATGGCAGCATCACATACTGCTGTTAGGCCAAGTATAACTCCAAAAAACCATTTACTCCTATTTGTATTCGTATTTTATTCGATAACAggtaaatattttcagaaggaGATGTATTCAGAAGGTGCATTACTTACTGCTTTTGCGTTATcagtaaaaatatattttttcactaGTAGTAAGCAGTAAGCCTTTCGCCTTTTCAGGGCAGAATAAGTTTAATAGGTTTATGATTCATTCAAAACAAGATGACAATATCTGATGTGGTGAATTTCTTGTATTCTAATATTTTAAGATTTTAACCTAAATATTCGCACCCACATGAAAGAAATCTTCGACATCGAAAATCACGCTGTAACAAACCGGTATTTGGATACCTCCTGTTGGTTAAAATCATGTGGGAATAGCAAAATATATTCAATGCCGTAGAATTCTGTTACGTAGCCGAAACAACAAGAACAAAACCATCGGAGACGTGGTTGAGTAGGTTATTATAAATGCCAAATGTTCATCTCTGGAGGTCACAATACAGAGACGTATTTTTTCCTTGATTTTCACAGTTTGaagagatatttttttattactgAATGTGTGAAGTTGTCCCGTTTCCACTCAAATTGTAGGCCTACAGTGTACACCTAAACTTTCACATGACTGCTAGATAAGGGTATATAGCTGTAAGGAATGTTCAAACTTATAATATACATTCTTCCAAGCATATTGAGTTGATATGATTTCGTCAAAACAAACAGTAATGACTACAATGATTATATGACCAAAGTACGTATGATCTTTGTACCTTAATTGTTCAAATGATAAACAATATTCTTGGTCATAGGATCTTACTCATAGTTTACCTCCCAAATAGCATTTGACACAgtacatatattttatgtttagaaTAACTTTAATCAATACCTAATTCTTTGATAGGCATTGGTTTTTCTGGTCAATATTCAGAGTTGTACGAATGCTAAGAAAAGTTACTCCTCACATACAAAGTACGAGTTCATCGTTTTACGAACACATTGATCTGAATCATTCTAAATCATATGATGATCTCACCTCGTTCAGTTCACAGTTTGAATTGATTTATTGGGAGGAGTTCTATAGGAAGATCAATTCAACAATTAGGAGcatttggatttttgaatatgAGTTGAAAGGAAAATTTCATCTGactaataatttttattatagTCATCTGAgatatattttggaaaatattttcttattgGATGAAATCTGATTCACCACAAGGTGCAATTGTTATAGTTATTTACCCGAAGAGTAAACTCATTTTAGGGAAAGGTGCAAGAATGAAATAGGCACCAACCTTTTTGTGCCTACTCCTGAAAAGGAATTCATTAAAAGAAAAAACCgagaataatgaaatgaaaagtccTTGAAAAGCTGGGAAAACAAGTGGTGACGTCCAGTCTGCCAAGGGGTGTGTTTGGCGAAATCGATAATAACGTAGTCACAAAACTTTACTGGGTTCAGTCGACTGAGGGGTAGTTCTGATATATTCCGTTAAATAACAAAAAACGGTCTAGGAGGCATTGGAAATTACCATTAGTTTCGATATTTCTACCACGATGTCTAATCTTATCCAATGAACTGTAGGAGGCTCCTTTTTCCAATGAACTGTTTCATTCTTCACTGAGTATTGAGAAAAAATGTCTGAAAGAGAAAGCATCAAGATTATTCCTCATGCTAATTGAGTATCCAAGTCACCATAAGTATGAGTTCAATTACATGAACTGCCAATAAAAAACAATTCAGTACCTAATGATACAGACTGGCTGTTAAAGTtattgaaatgataaaatttttACTTTCCTTTTCTCATCCTGGACTTTCATTTCTGCCCTCTCACTgtttatattcaattttttagaATCCTCACTTTGTAAttgcaatatataaagtataaaaAATAGGCATTCGATTCAATGTTTCAACATCTGGAAAAACTCGTGGAAAACTACTACGtctttcattattgattttcagaAATAGTATTTTGCATAATTATCATCAATAATACTATGGTCACGTTTTGAGGTCACATTTAAATGGACAGCCTAACTGCACTAAATGATTTCGAACAAATTATGTCAATTGCCAACGTTCTTGTGGAAAAACAGGACAACCCAAACTTAACGTTTGTAATCTCAGATAAGcttttacaaaaaataaatttttcgtttGACACCGTACAAATTAGTAATCAATTGTGTCTAACGCTTCTTTAAAGTACCAATACGACCCATAAGAAACTGTTTCATGTTCAACTCCTCTGTCCACTGCACACTCAAGGACAACCCCACTTTATATTTTTTAGCAAGTAAATTGAGAAACCAAGTAGCATCCTATCCTCACTTATTCCCTCCATCTGTTGCCTATCGAGGTCATTTCCAAATATAAAATTGATTCGAATGAGTTCAGAGTAGATGATGTTATATatacgagaatcgagaataccAATTTCGAGCAATGAATCATAGAAAAGTCTGCTCGAAGACGATGTATCTTTGTATCTAAAGGcggagaatataaaaaaatgatgtTCATTTTACATCGTCTGAAAGTGGAATGTGGATTTGAGTTGGCCACCAATATTAAGCGATCTAACCTCTATACATTCGCTCATATAGATTTTCTCGTTGCATGCCTCATATTTCAATAGTTTAGTAAATAATGGAACTTGGGGTTAAATTCGcagatattttattatattcttaCCATATCAAGTAATTATGATTATGAGGAATATTATGCTTACTTTTATGTCGAAAATATTCCACAATTTCTCGGTATAAGTGATCATACTTTCAAAAATTATGTTGTAGTTTTAATACCCAAGTtgataatcaataaaaaaaaaccaacAAATAGTTATTTTATTATTACAACCGAGTATTATAATGTACAAGAATCATAGTTGGATCAATTTCTCTTTTCTGAAACACCATGGATTTCACTCCAAGCATCTGCTAAGAAGCAGGTCAGTATGTTATGTAGATCATATTTGGAAAACAAGATTGATGATTTTTCTACATCGGTAGATATCGATGGAATAGATACAGGTACGTGTACTCAATTATACAATAATATCTACCCAAGATCTGTTTTTAACTATATAATTTGCAATATCGAAATTGTGGTCCCTTACccgataaaaataaatattttcatgcGGTAGTGAACACAGGCACGTattggaaattttttacatCGAGAGAAgacattgaatgaaaaaaaagagCTTTCAATATTTGTTGTTCTGTTTGTTTGAACATAAATGTCCGCAGTCATCTATAAAAATTGTTCCATATAGCCGTTAAACAAAAAGAGATGTTTAaagtttttcaaataaattaccagcagaaagaaaatttcaatttccaaataaactttcaatttcaagaaacaTGATATAAGGGAATaggaacaaaaagaaaaaaattaatgaaatcaaATGTTGTATTACAAAGATTACTCTACCTTCTGGCTCTAATTGGCCAATTTTGGTTTGGACAAATAAGTATGTATATGAGATCTTATTGGCAAAATAACTTGAGAAGGTTAAATTTTGTATATCATCACGAATCATAATTGGTAATATTTATTCTAAGATGAGGGTTAAAAACTTCAGAAGATTGAACCCAAAGCCCGGATATCAGGATATACCTACAAACAGCAGTTCACAGCGGCTCTGCTAGACCTAACTATCTGTTTATCCCCTACGAAATTcacaataaaataaataaatcccaAATTTATGTGTCATATTCTATTTTAATCGTCTACGGAAATTTCCCAATCAAGATATCCTAAAATCTATTGGGCTAAATCCAGTACTGTTCCTCCAACGTCATTTCCCCCTATATCCTCTCCCCCCTATAACTATCCAACTTCCAACTGAGGCATTTCAAACTGGACTCTAGTAACTGTGTGCGAAACAAAAGAAGTCGCAACTCTACTTACGCAATTAAATACCTACTATAcacttaatttttgaaaaatggccAAATTTGTTTATGTTTTCGCAGTTCTTGCTCTCATGGCTGTTAGtggtaagtttttttttgtgagaaaatTTCGCTTAATTTGAATTGTTATTCTGGATGTTGTTGAGTAGTTACTCAATTCAATGTAGAAAAATGCTGGAGATGTTTTTTAATTCAGAAATAACCATTTCTTCATTAACACAGATTTTCTTAACAGTTCATTGGAATGAATAAATACTTATGAACGAGCGTCTTGGGCGGTGACGTGTTTGTTTAAAAATAAACTTCGCCTTGTAAAATACACCAGAGTTTCCTTTTCATGGTATTTTACTATTAACGCAAACTCACTTCGGTTATTATCAGGGAAAGTTATAATATTTATCCTTAATTTTGGTTTTTGATGTTGCGTTTCTAAATTCTTATTAAAAGTTCGACTACAGGTGACGTTATGTTAGTCCGAAGGTTAATTTTCCTTATTTTCACTCGAATATTTCGATTGTCGTATTTGAGGTTGATCAAAACAGAAAGATTTGGGTAAACTTGTTGTTTTGGTCCTTCAAGTACGATAAAGAGACTGCCACAACAGTAAATATCAAAGCTAGATAACATCTATAGACAAGGAGATTGAAACTTTATGTTGAAAGCATAACTAGCTCAATTTTGCAGAGTTTTCTTGGAGTTCACGAAAAGTCATGCAAAACAAGCAGGTAAAATGTTTTCCTCGATGATAAATCAAGTGACTTAACAATTCGTTTTCTCATTCTGAAATTTTGTCAGATTTTAGCTTTTTTCATAACGGTTCATTAATgatttgttatgaaaatattcaaatgagtACTCTTTATAGGAAAACTTTATCATCATACTCAACTACAAACAGGGTGTGTCAATGActagttgtgaaaaaatttaaggggtaaTTCATTGTCAAAAAATAATGTAGATCGTCCTTATAATTTTTGAAGCCCCTCCTTAGATACACActcctaaagatggcacctgataTCATGCTGATATTAAAAGGTAACAGCACTAAATTTTATTCTTCTCGTTCCCAGAATATCTGGTCAATTCcctttctgtcagttttctggtttctaagaagacAATTGCTTTTCAGCTGCTATCTTTCAGGAGCTGTATCTTAGGGgctgttcaaaaatttttttatgaatcacctcttaaattttttcgaaacaatTCATTCATGCTGTAACTAATGAGTTTATAATTTATCGATTGCTTTTTTCAAAAGGATTTTAGTATCGACTGTCAACTATTATCTACAGAAACAGAATgtattcaatttcttaaaaaaaGGGTTCATGTTTGCTGTAAGTTTTACAGTTCAGTCGCATTACTTTTAGATGTTCAATTGATATTCCAAAAGCGATGTAATATTCCGATCATAAAAATAAGAGTTTTGAAGACAATGATTCCAATAATTGGGAATCATCGACGATTTTAATATCAAATGTAGATGATTAATACTAGATTATTTGTGGTTATAGATACCAAGTAAAATCCTAACTATTTCATATTATCAAATCAACAAATTCGATTTCCTCAATCCAGTCTGTCAACTGATTTATTTAATATTCTGTTTGCATAAATCGAGTCACAATGATAACTGTCATCAAATTCAATTCCTATTGGAATATATGGTATGAAGATCTAGAAGGAAATTACCCATTAAACCAAACCCCTAGTATCATGTAAATTCTATCCAATTAATAAAATGATGTGTCGTTAAGAATGAATATTATTCTTTTTCGATTGGCATTGTTATAATAGAAATTTCCTACACCAGATTAGAATGGGGAGATAACTGtggaattttatcatttcagaTTGATCGTTTTCTACTGTTTCCCCATATAATGAGGATGcttcttttcatttttttttctcaaaacatCCTGTTTTTCATGTTAGTATTGTCAATTTTCATTGAAGCACTTCGTTGGCGTGTAACAAATCAATCCAGAGATATCCAGTAAGCATTACTTCGCCATTTGCttaatgaaaatctaaaaatagAATTCCAGCCGTTTGATGAGAATGGAAACATGCTGTTTATCGATCATCACACAAAAAAGGAGGCTGTTCTAGAACGTTTACTATACCTACTATATTCATGCTATTTTGTCCACTTTGCACTGAAAGCATTATTTTCGTTTCTCAAGTTTCATAAACCTCATTTGCATTCGAGTGATAACAAAATACTCATTTTTAAATCATGCTGAATATTTGACTTCCTCCTTTTCATTTCTTAATATAACCACAACACCTACACTCGTCTTCCTTGTTTGCCTTTGCCATTTATGTTTTCCCCATTTCGTATTCCACTGATATACacgatcattttcatcattttaaacACGTCTGTTGAGCCTATGGTAACACTATTATTTGATACGTATAGTTGTGCAATAATGAACGAAGGTCAAATTGATGATTAGAGTTTGAAAGGTACACAGTATTGATGGAGTTTCAGTTTattatttcgaatgaaaatcctACCGGACCAGAAAACACTTCTAGTTCCGATTCTCctctgttatttttttattgtattacTTAAATTTTGCAACTTTTCTTGTTAATACCAACAGCATTATCATCATCAGTGAAATCGAAAGATGTGAGAATAATCTGAATCAATCGGAATCTTTTGTGTTAAGAAATGTATAACGTACTGGTTATATTTTTAAGGTTTAATTATAGACAAGCTAAATATAAACTCAATTTTACTGTTGCTATTGAAAAGTGGGAGCATCGTTGTTGAAATCAGAAGTGAAGATTCATGTTTAGAATAGAGAAATTTACTCTTTTTGGGTGCAATGAAATCGTATAAACTCATTCGACTTTCTAGTGCGAAAAATGTCATCTCGTACATAACTATAGAGCTTGTAGATAAAATGAGTCAGCTGAGGACATAATAAATGATTATTTGGTAGTTAGCGATGCCCTTTCCATGGCCTCCTTGATTAATTAACCGTAACATTCGTGGTTTACTCTCTAGATCTCTGGCTGCCACTCATctgcttatacagggtgttcctaaattgaacgtacaaacgaaaagggaagattccttaagtgagtttaagaaaaaaaaagtcccataaacatggggtcgcaaacgtttcgttttcgagatacagagtgttgaagtttgaatttttttcaagttttttcgaGAATGATGAACTTTTTGTCAA
This genomic stretch from Coccinella septempunctata chromosome 7, icCocSept1.1, whole genome shotgun sequence harbors:
- the LOC123317081 gene encoding uncharacterized protein LOC123317081, translating into MNSLLFGVVFVAFTVSTGNGLECYSCDSSKSSLCNYGIASIVMPTIDCDKQMGDSNPLTSWIPKQCVKLTAKDADGKEFVARGCIPYSGGACDLVMKTLGFFSGLSGGVRDLDCYPCSGDKCNSSITVQPSVAATIILSLLFFFLKL